The Macrobrachium nipponense isolate FS-2020 chromosome 7, ASM1510439v2, whole genome shotgun sequence DNA window ATCAGAGGGACTTTTAAGAGGGCACTCCAAAATGTATTACAGTATATTGTTACTGTTAGGAAGCACAAAATGTTATTTAATCTTTTGTGGGAAATATCATGAAGCTGTGAAGTATTCTTAACAACTgtgataattaaattaatataaaaaaattggggCCCTACAGGGGAATCTGCTACTAATAATTTGAATATTGCCcatgacaaataataaaaattagagaTGACCAAAGGAAAACAAATACTTATTACTCAGAAAAACAGCGTGGTCATATGTCACCAGATGACTGATGGCTAACAAATGCATCACCTGAGGACTGGTAAGAAATGCATGATAAGCAATTACTAGTGATTCATCACTGAAATATAATAAGGCCAGTACAACTAATTAGGACTCTCTTCACAAGTTCTACCTTAATGAACCTGCCAAATAAGTCACGCTGACAATTTGCTGGTTAGGTGTGGCAAGTTGATAGGGAATTCTCCCCTCTACTAAGGAAAATGTAACCTCCTGGCCACAAGGGCACTAATTTTGGTAAAAGAGTAATTCTTTTATGATGATGAATAACACTTGATAAGATTGTATCAAGGAGATTTTTTGCCTCTTTTCATGAGAAAACATGGTCAAACAACTGCAATGATTATGTTAATGGTGTTGGTCAATGGATCTAGGAAAGGGCAGTGGAAAATTCaagaattttcaagaaaaatcaagcaaaataagaaaaataatgtaaacaatACTGTTGTTGCTCTACAGTGTACTGTGTCCACCCAGCTGCAGATCATGGAAttacaatctttttttatttctttccatctGACTTCCCACAGTTGTTGATTGTGGATTTacaattttcttctatttcttaacaTGTGCATTTGTTATGCAGCTATTTCCTTCCCTCCAATCATTCTCCTTGTTATACCCTCATATTTTTCCctactctctatctcttcttcCATCAATTTCTCCCACTGGACATAACTTCTCCAACTCTCACTATTTAGCATATGCCACAAAAATTTAAATGACCTTCCTAACAATTATCATATTCCCTCTGTGTCCATTTTTTAGGGCTCTCATTTGTCACTCTCTCCACTCAAACAGCAAATGCTCCTTCAAAAATGCAATTTCTGTTACTTTCAGTCTCTTTTTCCTCATCTAATCAATACACTTCACaccaataaaacaaaaccaaccAAACATGCTTTCACCACTCTATTCCTACTCTTGTTTTCCCATCAAAGGGTCTCTGTTATGATACTTCATTCACCAGTCACAGTTTGCTTTTGATATCAAGCAGCTTGTCTTGTAGAAAAATTTATTCACCAGTTTGATTTTTTAGTTGAATGCACAGATTGAATTATCACAAACAGTGCAGAAACAATTAGgtataggaaaaatgaatattttatttctagGTTTCTCGAGTACCAAGTAAGCAAAGCAAGTTAACACACTGTAATGACACAAAAATTCAGGCTGCTCAATGGTAaaactgtgctctctctctctctctctctctctctctctctctctctcatatcttcttGTAACTTAACCAAAACACTTGGAATAGACAGTAAGCTATCTGTACAACAACTTAATAATAAGTAAACAATATTAGTgctgaattattattaaaaaacaaaaccaggaaaaaagaaataatgagttTTGTCAGTCAGAGCTAACACCTAAAAGTTTGCACTTTAGGTCGCTGAAGTATCTAATAACAATTGTGACTGTGAATAAGGGGTACCCTCTAGTGAAAAGTCATGACTTCACTCTAATGCTGATGCCTATTCTTGGCTATCACTGTACCATTCTTGCCATGGCAGTATGTATAAGCAAAGTAGGTATGAACACTGAAAGGACATATAATTCTTAATGCACAAAAATATGAACTCCCAAAATAATTCACTTACTAATACATACCCAAAACCTGTTCTATCAGAATGGCAATTCTGAATAAAGATTGGAGTTGGTATGCTGACAAGTGGCACTACCTACCACTTGGAGATTATAGCACTAAAATGCAAATTAACTCTCAAGCTGCAACCTAGAAGGCTTTAAAAGAATGGTCTATGTAATACCCATTGCAGGCTTCATCAACATTTTCACATTTCTGCCTTGGAAAAAGAACAACCCTACATAAATTTgctaagatatattatattttttcttaaacctTCAAATACCAACAACATTGTTTAACCACTGGGCATGTTTCTCCCCAAGAACTTTTTGGTATGAATTTGTGAGGAGACATCTGTTAATTAACTCTCGTTCACCAAGAAGAACAGCACTCCACTCACTATTGACTGTTTCAACACATGATCTCTTTAATGCTGGTGGAGGAGGAGAGCAAGTTCTTTGTGGAGAGGAGCAGAGAAGATCTCGCATTCGTGTTAACAAAAACCGGCGATGGCAAAAGAGTGCTTCATGATCTCTATATTCTTCAATAAGGTCTCTATTGAACTCAAGTTCCCTGATATAAAGCTTTTCCACTGAATCTACATAGGGCATCATCTCCTGGATAGTATTAACTTTCTTCTCCTCAACCACAGAGACAATTGAGTCTAGAAGGTATTGAAGGTAATGTAATCCACTATGTTCACTCACATGAACACTAACCCAATTATGAGTTGCATCATACTCAAGCCTGCACACTTCTTGAAAGGTAGCATATTTACAAAACTGCTCAATGATCCATAAACGGTGGTTCCAAGAGTGGTAATTATTCTGATGCTTGTTGGCAGTGCTAGTACATAAATCTAATTCAGCAAAGAGAAACTGCTTGATACTATTTAAATCAACCATATCCCTAACACCGTTTTGGTTATTTTCATTCAAGCCATTATTTTCACCATTTGCCTGCATGCAAACTGTTCTGGCAGTAATGTTAGAAAACATCCACTTCCTATGCTGGAACACTTCCATACACTTTGGCGGTTTCTTGATAAAATAAGTTTAGTGAGATGTAAATCAGTTTCAGCTGCAAGCCTGCCTTCACGAAGCAGCATTTTTCGTACATTCCAAAAAGTAGCTACTTCTGGTGCAATAAGGAGGCAAAACTGAGTCCATCGCAACAGCAAGACAGGATCTGAAAATGTAAGACTCCtttgaaaattaaatcaaacaCAAGGCACTCTTGTCATCTTGTTGACTTACAATCAAATCACTTCCTTTCATCTCTAATAAATGTTTTGCAGAGAGCTTCCTCACTGTCTTAATCTGTTTATCATTCTATGTTcttaaaaatgcactttttgtgataaaactattaaaaaaaaccaggtataaaaatttttagtgggtttttcttgagttttaactaacaaaataggaggtttaaagcatttttataagggttccaactatttgggggggggaggggtggtacGCATTCCCTGCAAATACGGGGAGGACCCCTGCATATAGtttattcacatttatatataagaatatctaaACTTATAAACTTTTATGTATTTAATCTTATGCTTTATAGAAATCCAACCACCCACTTGACCAATCTAGACTAAATTTTGCTCATAGCCCTCATCTGACCCAAGGAAGGTTTTCGCATAGGTTTCAAACTTGTACCCTTTCAGGGGACCTTATTTACTACGGGTCCCAGCAAAGACCCAGCCATGGGACAACCTTTTGGACTGGTGTGAAACCTGGAGTGTTGGGATGTTTCTTGGTAAATGATTAACTGTCTTTCTGAGTTTTCCCTGGCagcaccaggttggtcagctaataatgaataaatctaaGAAATCATACCAAAACCACATAACTTGCAGTGACTGCTTATTCTcaactccctttttttttaaatctgtcttATTTGTGCACATGAAATTTTCCTGATAAAATAAACCTTTACAACACAGAAGAAAGATAAAATtcatgtaaacaaaaaacaaactagagcatgtaaatattttttttttactaaacataAAAACAAGTAACATAAAATAACAGATACTGTATATAAAATTGTTCAGCCCTGTACTAGTACAAGGGAGGAAGTTGTGTTTTCTTATaataagagaaaatctgacatCCTGATTagtttttagcaaaaaaatacTTCTGGGCTCTCttctcatttcattatttttctttcgtaaatACTTTACACTAAAGTATTTGCTATAATCTACCATAAAACCTAGTCTCATAAAAAATTACTAGAGACAGGCCATTTTACTGGAGTTTCTTTAATGCTGATTTACTCTTAATTTCTAACAAAATctatcacactcacacacacatctatagGCAGTCCCCAATTATCGGTGGGGGATCCATTCTAGgctgggtgctgataagtgaaaaccatcATTTActgaaacttggcaatttatggtgctgaTATCTGgttaatggtgctgataaccggttaatggcacgcCCGTTAgatatgttatggtgccataactataTTAGGCGCTGATAACTGGAACTTAGCGCGTTATGACACCATAAATTGCTAGTCTAGCATCCATAAAAACCTGATTGCCACTGACTGAgtccaccaataactggggactgcctgtaaacacacacaaaaaaatcctggaaaacaatTGTAGTCACAAATTGTTTGGTGCATAATGACACTGTGTATCACAAGGTAAGACTGATATAACTcactaaatactgtatatactcaTGTAACATACAATCTCATTGTAACATGAAACCCCCAAGTTTTCTcccataaaaatgattttatcatatttctcctgtatcatgcgagttaattttttaagaccattttacAATAGGCTAACTTCTTTTCCtctatctctttatctatcccatcttctagttaagtacactacaaaagtaaaagagaatgctaaaAGTATCGTTATTAACGTTATATTCATTGTGTAAACGTACTACAGCCATAAACAACCGAAAGAGAAACAGCGGTTTTGGTATGAACAACCAAAATGGATAACCACAGCAGTTTTGcctgcatttcaaccatcgtacaatagtaTTAAAAAATTACTGCAGTTATGTAACAAATGatgttaagtagaataggactgaaatatttttacattactataccCTCATTCACCAAGAAGAAAAGATTGACACggaaatatactgctaaatttaagctgcaagttgtagcAGAAGCTGAGAAAATAATGTTCATGCTGCTAATGACTTATCGTGTATCGGCAAAATGGATGAAACTACCATAAACTTtggtatagtaccatcaaacttgaccgtaaaaaaaatttgagagaaaAGTATTTTAACAAAAACTATTGGGCATTGAAAAAACactttactgttttcactccgataatagataaatatggaatttttattctaaaattaatattaataatacttacctgtataatttatctagcctaaatcccaaaaaccgcaccaaaatttaccacattggcaaccctgttacctcctattctgtccgccagttggcaacactgtcgttgacagatacgaaaaaccttccctcaaatcagttgtgataggcagatcgtgggtaggatgggtgggactagataaattatacaggtaagtattattaa harbors:
- the LOC135217131 gene encoding LOW QUALITY PROTEIN: protein prenyltransferase alpha subunit repeat-containing protein 1-like (The sequence of the model RefSeq protein was modified relative to this genomic sequence to represent the inferred CDS: deleted 3 bases in 2 codons), with amino-acid sequence MEEEPCERIMKKLDLVISQDPLLDEFDVVFSLGEVNRSPIINIEHKVGLVESWCVKHVYAYAYTKILDAKQTKRREDPVLLLRWTQFCLLIAPEVATFWNVRKMLLREGRLAAETDLHLTKLILSRNPKCMEVFQHRKWMFSNITARTVCMQANGENNGLNENNQNGVRDMVDLNSIKQFLFAELDLCTSTANKHQNNYHSWNHRLWIIEQFCKYATFQEVCRLEYDATHNWVSVHVSEHSGLHYLQYLLDSIVSVVEEKKVNTIQEMMPYVDSVEKLYIRELEFNRDLIEEYRDHEALFCHRRFLLTRMRDLLCSSPQRTCSPPPPALKRSCVETVNSEWSAVLLGERELINRCLLTNSYQKVLGEKHAQWLNNVVGI